From Aedes albopictus strain Foshan chromosome 1, AalbF5, whole genome shotgun sequence, one genomic window encodes:
- the LOC109431517 gene encoding allatostatins MIP → MISQHLLQWANFGKVLLLLVICSLVSNIQAENASSEQHQMEHVDEPSHAHTAQKRTWKNLQGGWGKRNPTSEQPDPNADYYGYSGRNDETSDYGNAENELDKLNKYLIKGLINQRLAQLDTQYDGSDEEYPVEKRAWNKINGGWGKRVNAGPAQWNKFRGAWGKREPGWNNLKGLWGKRSEKWNKLSSSWGKRDSGNSNSY, encoded by the exons ATGATCAGCCAGCACCTACTTCAATGGGCAAATTTCGGAAAGGTTCTGCTGCTGCTCGTGATATGTTCTCTAGTTAGCAACATCCAGGCGGAAAATGCTTCCTCGGAGCAGCACCAGATGGAGCACGTTGACGAGCCATCGCATGCACACACAGCTCAGAAACGAACGTGGAAGAATCTACAAGGCGGTTGGGGTAAGCGAAACCCAACCAGCGAGCAACCCGATCCCAATGCCGACTACTATGGGTACTCTGGCAGAAATGACGAAACATCGGATTATGGCAACGCCGAAAATGAGCTGGATAAGTTGAACAAGTATCTGATAAAGGGACTGATCAATCAACGGTTGGCGCAGTTGGACACTCAGTATGACGGGTCCGACGAAGAATATCCGGTGGAAAAACGAGCTTGGAACAAGATCAACGGTGGATGGGGAAAGCGGGTCAACGCTGGACCAGCGCAATGGAACAAATTCAGGG GTGCATGGGGAAAGCGCGAACCCGGATGGAACAACCTGAAAGGACTGTGGGGCAAACGATCGGAAAAATGGAACAAACTATCGTCGTCTTGGGGCAAACGGGACAGCGGCAATAGCAATAGTTACTAA